The Cellulophaga sp. L1A9 genome window below encodes:
- a CDS encoding c-type cytochrome yields MKLNQPLFLMITIATIFGCKQKEYVEEIYVKPEIIKEASSKFLSPEESMKTFYLPKGYKVELVASEPMIDEPITIAWDGNGRMYVAEMNTYMQDLDGTGTNRSVSKIKLLIDTDGDGKMDKSTVFIDSLMLPRMILPLENELIVNETYSYDLWSYKDTDGDGVADKKERVYYNENRRGGNLEHQQSGLLWNLDNWVYTTYNPIRFKFKKGKVVVDSLENMPSGQWGLSQDDMGNMYYSSAGSENPAYGFQQPAAYGDYNPEGRLSEGFIEPWPIVGTPDVQGGPKRLREDGTLNHFTGVAGQEIFRGHKLPPSTYGDLFIPEPVGRLIRRAKVRVEDGKKVLYNAYDEAEFMASTDLNFRPTQAKTGPDGALYIVDMYRGIIQESNWTKKGSMIRPVIERKGLDKNIGKGRIYRIVHEDITPDKAPELLDKNASELVEYLGHPNGWYRDTAQKLIILKDDQSVIPELKEIALDNTSFFGNLFGSDKDLGIERVHALWTLEGLGIVDKDLIKAKFTDEDPRVRLTAIRLSETFLKEGATDLLTALETLSKDKDIDVANQVALSLRYSKDKKATDILNTMLENYSENEIVFHAVKESLKKDDSKLSQLKTAISNRGLGDKKSILRGYDSYKQLCITCHGPDLNGVPTEDGTLIAPTLMGSARVKGDKGTLSKILLNGLIGPIEGKEYGIMMALKSNDDQWIADVLSYVRALNNEDGVHKRVVGNARKESEGREDYWTLEELEALEKEKK; encoded by the coding sequence ATGAAATTAAACCAACCTCTTTTTTTAATGATTACGATTGCAACTATTTTTGGTTGTAAGCAAAAAGAATATGTCGAAGAAATTTATGTGAAGCCGGAAATAATTAAAGAAGCTTCTTCTAAATTTCTCTCACCAGAAGAAAGCATGAAAACATTTTACCTTCCTAAAGGATATAAAGTAGAGCTTGTCGCTAGTGAACCGATGATAGATGAACCTATAACCATAGCCTGGGACGGAAATGGCCGAATGTATGTAGCAGAAATGAATACTTACATGCAAGATTTAGATGGTACGGGAACCAATAGATCTGTGAGTAAAATAAAATTGCTTATTGATACGGATGGGGATGGCAAAATGGATAAAAGTACCGTCTTTATAGATAGCTTAATGCTCCCTAGAATGATTTTACCACTCGAAAATGAGCTCATCGTTAATGAAACGTATTCTTATGACTTGTGGAGTTATAAGGACACTGATGGCGATGGAGTTGCAGACAAAAAAGAACGCGTTTATTATAATGAAAATCGTCGTGGTGGTAACTTAGAACACCAACAGAGTGGTTTACTTTGGAATTTAGATAATTGGGTGTATACAACTTATAACCCTATACGATTTAAGTTTAAAAAAGGAAAGGTCGTTGTAGATTCTCTAGAAAATATGCCTAGTGGACAATGGGGACTATCTCAAGACGATATGGGTAATATGTATTATTCTTCTGCAGGAAGTGAAAATCCAGCATATGGTTTTCAACAACCTGCCGCTTATGGCGATTACAATCCGGAAGGTAGATTATCCGAGGGCTTTATAGAACCATGGCCTATTGTAGGCACCCCAGATGTACAAGGTGGACCAAAAAGATTGCGCGAAGATGGTACACTAAACCATTTCACAGGCGTTGCTGGACAAGAAATTTTTCGAGGCCATAAATTACCACCTTCAACCTATGGTGATTTATTTATTCCTGAACCTGTAGGTAGGCTAATAAGACGCGCTAAAGTACGTGTTGAAGATGGTAAAAAAGTGTTGTATAACGCCTATGATGAAGCAGAATTTATGGCTTCAACCGATTTAAACTTTAGACCAACACAAGCTAAAACAGGGCCAGATGGTGCGCTATATATTGTAGATATGTACCGCGGAATTATTCAAGAAAGTAATTGGACCAAAAAAGGAAGTATGATTCGCCCAGTTATTGAACGAAAAGGTTTAGATAAAAACATTGGAAAAGGCAGAATTTATAGAATTGTCCATGAAGATATCACGCCTGATAAGGCGCCTGAATTATTAGATAAAAATGCATCTGAATTGGTTGAATACTTAGGACACCCGAATGGTTGGTATCGAGATACTGCACAAAAATTAATCATTTTAAAAGATGATCAATCGGTGATTCCAGAATTAAAAGAAATCGCATTAGATAATACTTCATTTTTTGGCAATCTATTTGGTTCTGATAAAGATCTTGGAATAGAAAGAGTCCATGCACTTTGGACTTTAGAAGGTCTAGGTATTGTAGACAAAGACCTTATAAAAGCAAAATTCACAGATGAAGACCCTAGGGTACGATTAACCGCTATTCGTTTAAGTGAGACCTTTTTAAAAGAAGGTGCTACCGATTTATTGACTGCACTAGAAACTTTAAGCAAGGATAAAGATATTGATGTAGCGAATCAAGTTGCATTAAGTCTTCGTTATAGTAAAGACAAAAAAGCTACCGATATTTTGAATACTATGCTAGAAAATTACTCAGAAAATGAGATTGTTTTCCACGCGGTTAAAGAAAGTTTAAAAAAGGATGACTCTAAATTATCACAACTAAAAACAGCTATTTCTAATAGAGGATTAGGCGACAAGAAAAGTATTCTTAGAGGTTATGACTCTTACAAACAATTATGTATCACCTGCCACGGTCCAGATTTAAATGGGGTTCCTACTGAAGATGGAACTCTAATTGCTCCAACGTTAATGGGTAGTGCTCGTGTTAAAGGAGATAAAGGAACATTAAGCAAGATTTTGTTAAACGGATTAATTGGCCCTATCGAAGGGAAAGAATACGGCATAATGATGGCTTTAAAAAGCAATGATGATCAATGGATCGCAGATGTTCTTAGTTATGTAAGGGCTTTAAACAATGAAGATGGCGTACATAAGCGGGTTGTTGGTAATGCCAGAAAAGAATCTGAAGGAAGAGAAGATTATTGGACCTTAGAAGAACTAGAAGCCTTAGAAAAGGAGAAAAAATAG
- a CDS encoding TRAP transporter small permease, whose translation MMKKIDTLFKNTCKVMEVLLILIFALLVLDVLWQVFSRYLLNRSFSWTEEFARFSLIWLAILGAAYLSAKREHLSMDFLYQKFSSTQKKKALLFIELCIFLFALVVMVIGGFNLVYTTLDLEQLSGTLRIPLGYVYSIFPFSGLLIMCFSLYHASKISTNQITE comes from the coding sequence ATGATGAAAAAGATAGATACACTCTTTAAAAATACTTGCAAGGTAATGGAAGTACTTTTGATCCTTATTTTTGCATTATTGGTTTTAGATGTTTTATGGCAAGTTTTCTCTAGATACCTTTTGAATAGGTCCTTCTCTTGGACCGAAGAATTTGCACGCTTCTCATTAATATGGCTTGCCATACTAGGTGCCGCTTATTTAAGTGCAAAAAGAGAGCATTTATCGATGGACTTTCTATATCAAAAATTCTCATCAACTCAAAAGAAAAAAGCCTTGCTATTTATTGAGCTTTGTATATTCCTTTTTGCTTTGGTGGTCATGGTCATTGGCGGATTTAATTTAGTCTATACTACTTTAGATTTAGAACAACTTTCTGGAACCCTAAGGATACCCCTAGGCTATGTATATAGTATTTTCCCCTTTAGTGGATTGCTCATTATGTGTTTTTCACTCTATCATGCCTCAAAAATAAGTACGAACCAAATAACCGAATAA
- a CDS encoding TRAP transporter large permease yields the protein MSIEVISIIVLFVSFFILLMLKVPVAYSIGISTTISLLLNIDSLPGITTIAQRMITGIDSFALLAIPFFVLAGEIMKRGGIANRLINFAKSLVASLPGGLAYVNVLASMLFGAISGSAIAATSAIGSIMTDRMEEEGYPREFSAAVNITSSTTGLLIPPSNILIVYALASGGTASVAALFIAGYIPGILLGLALMAYVAFVAIRRNFSKEKRAPLKEIWTYFRKAFFSLLLLFIVVGGIVAGVFTATEASVIAVLYAAILALIYGDIRIRDFPSVLLTSAKTTAVVMFLICTSMAMSWLFSFESVPELMSNFLLEQFSNKFVIFLVINIILLIVGTFMDITPAVLIFTPIFLPVVVALGMDPVHFGIVMVLNLCIGLCTPPVGTILFVGSGVAKISVSQVIKPLLPFLAIMVIVLLLVLYVPEISMFLPRLFDL from the coding sequence ATGAGTATTGAAGTGATAAGTATCATCGTATTATTTGTTAGTTTTTTTATTCTTCTGATGTTAAAAGTACCTGTAGCCTATTCTATAGGTATCTCTACGACCATCAGCTTATTGTTAAATATTGATAGCTTACCAGGCATCACCACCATAGCCCAAAGAATGATTACCGGTATTGATAGTTTTGCGCTACTTGCCATTCCGTTCTTTGTTTTGGCTGGTGAAATCATGAAAAGAGGTGGTATTGCCAATAGGCTTATTAATTTCGCAAAATCATTAGTTGCTAGTTTACCTGGTGGCTTAGCCTATGTAAACGTATTAGCCTCTATGCTTTTTGGAGCTATCTCAGGATCTGCGATAGCAGCAACCTCTGCAATAGGAAGCATTATGACGGATAGAATGGAAGAGGAAGGCTACCCAAGAGAATTTAGTGCCGCAGTAAATATTACGTCTTCCACTACTGGGCTTTTAATTCCTCCGAGTAACATCTTAATTGTATATGCCTTAGCCAGTGGAGGCACCGCCTCTGTTGCTGCATTATTTATTGCCGGATATATACCCGGGATTTTATTGGGGTTAGCACTTATGGCCTACGTAGCTTTTGTTGCTATACGTAGGAATTTTTCCAAAGAAAAAAGAGCTCCATTAAAAGAAATATGGACGTATTTTAGAAAGGCATTTTTTAGCCTACTGCTACTTTTTATTGTTGTTGGAGGAATTGTTGCTGGTGTTTTTACGGCAACGGAAGCATCTGTAATTGCTGTTTTATACGCTGCTATTCTTGCTTTAATCTATGGAGATATTCGTATAAGAGATTTTCCAAGTGTATTATTGACCAGTGCAAAAACTACAGCCGTAGTCATGTTTTTAATTTGTACTTCTATGGCGATGTCATGGTTGTTTTCTTTTGAAAGTGTGCCTGAGCTTATGAGTAACTTTCTACTAGAACAATTTAGTAATAAGTTTGTCATCTTTTTAGTGATCAACATTATCCTGCTAATTGTTGGTACGTTTATGGATATTACTCCTGCCGTACTCATCTTTACACCTATCTTCTTACCTGTAGTCGTAGCTTTAGGCATGGATCCGGTTCATTTTGGAATCGTCATGGTATTAAACCTCTGTATTGGATTATGTACTCCTCCTGTAGGTACTATTCTCTTTGTGGGTAGTGGCGTAGCAAAAATATCTGTATCGCAAGTAATTAAACCCTTATTGCCCTTTTTAGCAATTATGGTTATTGTCTTACTATTGGTATTATATGTTCCTGAAATATCTATGTTTTTACCTAGATTGTTTGATCTATAA